The following nucleotide sequence is from Pedobacter sp. PACM 27299.
GGTGTGAATGCCATGAAGAACTATAAAAATGACGGTGATAGCGTGTATCGCATGTTTTATGATACGATAAAAGGAGGGGATTTCCGCTCCAGAGAAGCCAATGTATACCGTCTGGCAGAGTGTTCCGCACAGCTGATCGATCAGGCAGTTGCCCAAGGCGTGCCTTTTGGCCGCGAATATGGCGGATACCTGAACAACCGCTCTTTTGGAGGGGTGCAGGTGAGCCGGACTTTTTATGCCAGAGGACAAACCGGACAGCAATTGCTGTTAGGGGCCTATCAGGCGCTCATGAGACAGGTGGCCGCTAAAACAGTGGCCCTATACACGAGGCATGAAATGCTGGATCTGGTGATCGTAGATGGCAAAGCAAGAGGGGTAATCGTGAGAAATCTCGATACCGGTGAAATCGAAAGACATAGTGCACATACTGTGATTCTGGCCACCGGCGGTTTCGGTAAGATTTACTACTTGTCTACCTTAGCCATGGGCTGTAACGCTTCGGCGATATGGCGCGCGCATAAAAAAGGAGCCTTTATGGCTTGCCCAAGCTGGACACAGGTGCACCCTACTTCTTTACCGCAATCTGGAAGTTACCAGAGCAAACTCACCCTGATGTCTGAATCTTTAAGAAACGACGGCAGGATCTGGGTGCCTCTGCATAATCCGGAGAGCAGAAAACCCAATGATATTCCCGAAGAAGAAAGAGATTATTACCTCGAACGTAGATACCCTGCGTTTGGAAATCTTGCACCAAGGGATATTTCTTCCCGCGCCGCAAAAGAACGGATTGATGCCGGATTTGGTGTAGGGCCACAGCTCAATGCCGTTTATCTCGACTTTTCAAAAGCGATCAAAGAGCAGGGACAAGGAAAGATTAAAGAGAAGTACGGAAACTTGTTCGATATGTACCGTAAGATCACCGACATTGATGCTTATAAAGAACCCATGATGATTTCCCCTGCTGCGCATTTTTCTATGGGTGGTTTATGGGTGGATTATGAATTGATGACCACCATTCCTGGCTTGTTTGCTTTAGGGGAAGCCAATTTTGCCGATCACGGAGCCAATAGATTAGGTGCCAATTCTTTACTGCAGGCTTGTGTGGACGGTTACTTTATTGCGCCTTATACGGTGTCAAATTACCTGGCCGAAGAAATCAAATCTGCCAGACTAACCACCTCCGAGGCCGAGTTTGTGGATGCCGAAGTTCGGGTAAGGGCGCATCTCGGAAAATTACTCGCCATCAATGGCACAAAAACCGCAGATCACTACCATAAAATATTGGGAAAGCTTCTTTACGACTATTGTGGTTTATCAAGAACTAGAGAAGGTTTAATAAAAGCAATACAGGAGATCAAAGACTTGCGCGCAGACTTCTATCAGCATCTGAAGGTAACAGGTACAGACGAGGAAATGAATGGGGAACTGGAGAAAGCAGGCCGTATCAGTGACTACCTGGAGATTGCAGAACTGATGTGTCAGGATGCCTTGACCAGAGAGGAATCCTGTGGTGCCCATTTCAGGGAAGAATACCAGACTCCGGAAGGAGAGGCCTTGAGAAACGACGAGAAATATTGTTTCGTTTCCGCCTGGCAATACCAAGGGGAGGATCAGGAAGAAATTTTGGTCCCAGAACCCCTCCATTTTGAAAATGTAGAATTAACCGTAAGGAGTTATAAATAATATACCGGCTATGAAAATCTATTTAAAAATATGGCGACAAAGTGATGCCGGTAGTCCGGGGAAATTGGTCGATTATGAATTGGACAATGTGATTCCTCACATGTCCTTTCTGGAAATGATGGACACGCTGAACGAACAGCTGATTTTGAGCGGTGATCGTCCGGTGGAGTTCGACCATGATTGCCGGGAAGGTATTTGCGGACAATGCGGGATGATGATCAACGGTCGTGCACATGGTCCGATCAAACATTTGACCACTTGTCAGCTGCACATGAGGGAGTTTAAAGATGGGGATACGATTTATATTGAACCCTTTAGAGGGGCCGCATTCCCGGTGAAAAGGGATTTACGGGTAGACCGTTCTGCTTTCGATCGCATCATTCAGGCCGGAGGTTTTGTGTCGGTAAATACCGGTCAGGCACCAGAAGCAAATGGCATTCCGATCACGCATGAACAGGCCGAATCGGCTTTCGATAGTGCCGCATGTATCGGATGCGGGGCTTGCGTGGCTACCTGCAAAAACTCCAGCGCGGCATTGTTTACTTCTGCAAAGATTGCGCACCTGGTAAAATTGCCGCAAGGAAAGATGGAATCTAATAAACGCGTGCTGTCTATGGTGGCACAAATGGACCTCGAAGATTTTGGCCATTGTACCAATACCGAAGCCTGTGAAGTGGAATGTCCGCAAAGTATTTCCGTCTTGAATATCGCCAGAATGAATTGGGAATATACCCTGAGTAAAGTTTTAAAAAAGTAATATGTTTAAACAAATACATACCTATAAAAATTATGCCCTGCTTTGTGGTCTGATGGCTTGTGGCATGACTGTGAATGCACAAAACACCTCATTGGAAGATTGTTTTAACCTTGCAAATCAAAACAACCTGAGCCTCAGACAAGCGAAATCTTCTTTGGCTTCAGGGGAGGCTAACCTGAAAGCAGAGAAGAAAAGTTACTTGCCAAAAGTGGATTTATTGTCGAGCTATACCTACCTGAGCAGTCCTTTAACGATCAATCTGCAGCAGGCAAGAGATGGTGTGGTGAACGGTTCTTCTCAGCAAAGTGTGAATACGGCCAATGAGGTGTTCAAAGAAATTACCGGAAATCCACTGCCTCAGTCTGTGCAGGATCGCATATATAATACCTCTAAAAATGTAATCGGAGCCATTTATCCGGATTATAATCCGAGTTTAAGCAGACAATCTTATTTCGTGGCTGGGGTAGGTTTTCGACAGCCCATATTTTTAGGCTATAAATTAGATGCTGCGGGAAACCTGGCAGAATCCCTGGTGAAGTCGGCAGATATCAATGTAGACCTGGTAGCGAAGGAACTGGAATTCCTGATTTCTTTGCAGTACCTGCGGATTTTATACTTAAATACCTTGCTTTCTGAGCAGCAGACCATGGTGAATGCGCTGATGAAAAATAAGGAGTATGCACAGCAGCTGGTGAAAAATGAGATCCTTGCCCCATACCAGAAAAGCTGGACAAATGTAGTCTTGATCCAGGCAGAAAGTCAGTTTAACAATATAAAACTGGAACAGGAAAATGCCAAGGTGGAATTGAATAAACTACTGGGGATTCCTTTAGACTCGAATATTGTGATCGCGGATACGCTAAAATATTGTCCTATAGAACCAGCAGCTCCAAAAGAAGATTTCTGGGTGTCGAATCCGATTTACAGACTCGCGGGCAGCAAAATCAATTATGCGAAAACCGCAGAAAAGATCAGCAGGTCTTTCTCTCTGCCTAATATTTTTGCCATCGGTAATTATAACCTTTATCAAAAAGACCTTCCGGTTACGATGCCGGATTGGTTTATCGGCCTGGAGATGCAATGGAGTTTGTTTAACGGACAGACCCGTAAACGCACCCAAGCTGCTAGCAAGCTGGTGGAAGAGGCAAAACTTGGAGAACAGAGTGCCGGATTGGCCTTGCAGGTGCAATCTACGGTAGCTCGAAATAAAATGAAATCACTGCAAAACGATGTATACGCCTTAGGTAATGCCCGTAAGGAAGCACATACAACAAGTACTTTGATCGGTGAAAGGATGAAAAACCAGCTTTCTTCTCCTAAAGATGTGAACGATGCTTTATTGGTAGAAACGGAAATCGACAAAGGTTACCATACCGCAGTGTTTGGGTATTACCTGGCTGTTGCCGCTTACTTTAACAGCATTGGAACGCCAAAAGAACTGGCGAAATACCTGAAATAAAATTACCTGGATATAAACATAAAAACTCAAGCTATAAAACACATATACATGAAAGATATCATCAAAAATTACTGGGCTTTACTGATCCCTATTATCGTGGTCATCGCCACTTTGTTCTTCTTTCTGGCAGGGAATAAGAAACAAGACAATAATTTCATCGGCATGGTAGATGCTTCCAGTGTAGATGTGGCGGCTGAATTTCCTGGTCGTCTGGATTCTTTATTGGTAGAACTTGGCGATACGGTAAAAGAGGGGCAAATTGTGGCCATTCTTCGTTCTAACGAGATAGATGCGATAAAAGCACAAGCCCTTGCTGCCATTGATGCAGCAAAAGGGCAGCAGGAATTGCTGTTAAAAGGTGCCAGACCAGAACTGATCGATGCGACTTCCAAACTGTACCAGATCAGCGAAGATCAGTACAAGTTATTTAGTGCCACTAATGATAGGATGCAGCGTTTGTACAATGCGGACGTGATTTCCGGTCAGGAAAGAGATGTTTTCTATTTCCGCTATGAGGCGGCTAAAAAAGAAATGGAAATGGCAAAGCTGAACTTGAAAATGCTGAAAGATGGCACGCGTCCGGAGATTATGAAAACGGCGAATGCGATTGTAAAACAAGCGGAACAGGCTTATGAACTGACCAAATCTTTAGGCGACAATACCCGCGTACATGCACCTGCAGATGGGGTGATTTCTAGTTTAGTGACGCACCAAGGTGAAATTGTTTCTATAGGTTATCCAATGATGACTATTGAAAAGAAAAACTCTAAGCTGATTCGGTTCAATGTCCGCCAGGATGAGTCTAATCTGTTGAAAGTAGGTTCTGTAGCTTCAGTGAAAGTGCCGGGTTGTGATCCTGAAACTTTTGAAGTGAAAGTGACTTCTATTGCGCCAACCTTAGAGTTTGCGAATTGGGTACCTACAAAAGACAAAGGACAGTTTGAACTGAGAACATTTACAATAGAGCTGAAACCAGAAAACGCTGCCGGAATTAAAGGTTTACGTGCTGGTATGACGGCTTCCTTAATTTTGCCATAATGCGCTCCACTTGTCAAATCATCATTCGGGAATGGAACAGGATTCTCCATCTAAAGGTATTTTACCTGGTGATGCTGGTGGTTCCTGCTCTGTTGTTTTCTTTTTATGCGTATATCTATCAGGAGAAAGAAGCGAAAAACCTTCCTTTTGCGATTTGGGATGACGATCAAAGTCCGGTAAGCCGACAGCTGATTTTCTTGCTGGAGCAGCGGGATGCGTTACGAATTACCAAAAGGTTGTATAGCGAAGCAGAAGTGCAGCGCGCCATACAGAAAGGGGAGATCATGGGTGCCGTACATTTCCCGGTAAATATGCAGAACGATATATATAGCCGTCATCCCAGCACAGTGACGTTGTATACGAATGCGGCGGCTTTAGTACCCGCCAAAATGGTGTATAAAGCAGCAGCGCAGGTGATCATTACCGGAAGCACAGGGGTCATTTTGAAAAAGCTGGTGAAGACGGGAATGCCGCCAGATCGGGCTATGGCTTTAGCGAACCCCATTAAACTGGATACCTATCAGCTGTACAATGCGACTTATAATTATCAGGAATACTTGGTACCCGGGCTGATTACGGTGGGGATGCAGATGATTTTGATCATCAGCAGCATGCTGGCGCTAAATTATGAATACAAGACCAATACGATGCCGCAGTTATATGAGCTGGCAAAGGGATCAGCATTTCGCGTAATTGCCGGTAAAACGATCGCCCATCTGGTGGTCAGCTGGTTCAATTTTGCCATTATTGCCTTTATTCTCTTTCCTTTCTTTGATATCGGTGTGCCAGCAGCAACAGGTAAGTTTTTTGCACTGTATACCCTGCTGTCTATCGCTTGTATCGGTATCGGAATGTTCATTTCTGCTTTGTTTAAAGATGTCATGCTTTCGGGTGATGTGGCTTTGTTTTATACTTCGCCGGCCTTTGTGTTCAGCGGTTTTACTTTTCCAAGATGGGCAATGCCCTGGTATGATCAGTACTATGCGACGATTATGCCCTATACGCCATTTCTGGATACTTTCTTTAAGATATATTATATGAACCTGCCTTTCTATTATGCGCAGGCTGATTTGTATAAATTATTGTTGTTTCCAGCAGTCATGTTCCCGACTGCCTTAATTCTTTTCCAACGTCAATTTAATAACAGCAAAAATGAAGCAGCAGTCGAACCCGTCCTTAATTAATCTTTTACTGAGAGAAGCAGGGCTAGTGGTGAAGGACCATAGTTTGCTCCTTACACTGCTGATCGCACCTTTGCTTTATGCTTTTTTTTATGGCAGTATTTACATTAACAAAGAAGAAGAAAATGTGAAACTGGCCATTGTAGATGACGATCAGACTCGCTTGTCTCGTTTATTACAACAGCATATAGACAATTCTCCAATGGTAGAACTGATCCATTTTTCTAACCTGGAAGATGCAAAAGAACAGATGTATGAAGGAAATTGTCAGGGCTATATGTACATCCCAAGAGGAACGCAGACTAACTTGTTAAGTTTGAAGCAAAGCAATGTGGTACTGGCGGTAAATGCAGCCAGATTTCTGCCTTCCAGTGACATTCTGGCCAGTGTACAAGCCATCTGCCTGACTGTCGGTGCAGGAGTTCGGCTCCAGTTTTTCGAGAAAAGCGAGGGGATGACTTCCGCCATTGCCATGCAGAATGTGATGCCTGTCAGTCTGGATTATCGTCCGCTGTTTAATGAACGTTCGAGTTATGGCGCTTTCTTATTGCCCGGCTTGCTGGCACTGATCCTGCAGCAAACCTTGTTAATAGGTCTTTCCGAAAGTGTAGCCGCAGAAAGACAGCATTCCACTATTGGTGGTTGGTTAAGGGGAGGAGCGTCCATGGCAATTTGGGGAAAGGGATTATTTTACCTGATCCTGTTTTCCGCTTATGCATTTTTCTTTCTGAATGTGAATTACAGTTTGCTGAACCTGCCCATGAGGGGCAATGGTTTTGAGCTCAGCTTATTACTGCTGCTGTTCCTGCTCACGTTAATCCCTATGGGACAGTTTATCGGTTCCCTGTTCAAATCGCAATTACTCTGTTTACAGATGATGGCCTTTTCCACGTATCCGATTTTCCTGATTACTGGATATTCCTGGCCTTTTGAGTCTTTACCCTTGCCGATACAGTGGTTGTCGATGTTATTACCAACTACACCCTTTATCCAGATCTATACAGCAATGGTACAGTCGGGGGCAAGTATATGGGAGAATCCAAAGTTATTGCTGCACCTGATGCTGTTGTGGGCTTTCTATAGTGGCATTTGTTATGCACGTTTGCATACTTTGAGAAAGCGGGTTTTGGCTTAGTTTTTTTAATGACAAAAGCCTGCAATCTTTGGATTGCAGGGCTTTTTATAATGATTTGGACGACCTTATCTTAAAAGGTTTTTCCAGCTTACTCTGCTAGAGATCAATTCTTCCAGGTCTTTAATGTCAATTCTTTGCTGTTCCATCGAATCACGGTGACGGATAGTTACGGTATTGTCTTCTAAAGTCTGGTGATCTACAGTTAAACAGAATGGCGTACCAATCGCATCTTGTCTGCGGTAACGTTTACCAATGGCATCTTTTTCTTCATACACACAGTTGAAATCAAGTTTCAGGCTGTTCATGATTTCTCTTGCTTTTTCTGGTAAACCGTCTTTCTTCGTTAATGGGAAGATTGCTACTTTAACCGGTGCTAAACAAGGGTGTAAGCGTAGTAAAGTTCTGCTGTCTTGTTTTTCTTCTGTACTCAAATCCTGCTCTTCGAAAGCATTGATCATTGTTAATAAAAACATACGGTCTAAACCGATAGAAGTTTCGATCACGTAAGGAACATAATTTCCGTAAGGCTTGCCTTCTTCGTTTAGTTCGGCGTCGAAATACTGCATTTTCTTACCAGAGAAAGTCTGGTGCTGTGTCAAATCGAAATCTGTACGGCTATGGATACCCTCTACTTCTTTAAATCCGAATGGGAATTCAAATTCAATATCAGTAGCGGCATTTGCGTAATGTGCTAATTTCACATGGTCATGGAAACGGTATTTCTCCGCAGGAGTACCTAAAGCCTCATGCCATTTTAGACGTGCTTCTTTCCAGTAAGCAAACCATTTTGCATCTTCACCTGGACGAACAAAGAATTGCATCTCCATTTGTTCAAATTCACGCATTCTCATGATGAACTGACGGGCAATGACTTCATTTCTGAACGCTTTACCAATCTGTGCGATTCCGAAAGGAATTTTCATTCTTCCTGATTTCTGCACGTTCAAGAAATTCACAAAGATACCTTGTGCAGTTTCCGGACGTAAATATACTTCTTCAGCACCTTCTGCCATGGCACCAAACTGTGTGCTGAACATCAGGTTAAACTGGCGTACATCCGTCCAGTTTTTTGTACCACTCACCGGACAAGCAATTTCATGCTCTTCGATCAGTAGTTTTAAGCGTGGAAGATCATCAGCTGTTAATGCATCATCCATATCAGCTTGCAATTTTGCAGCTTTATCAGTTTTACCGTCTTTCTCGTAACGGGCAATTTTATCTTCTAACAACTGGTCTGCACGGTAGCGTTTTTTCGAGTCTTTATTGTCGATCATTGGATCGCTAAAGCCGTCTACATGTCCGCTGGCTTTCCATACTTTCGGGTGCATAAAGATTGCAGAATCAATTCCTACAATGTTTTCATGCATCTGAACCATGGATTTCCACCAATAAGTTTTAATGTTATTTTTTAATTCAGAGCCTAATTGTCCGTAGTCATATACCGCACTTAGTCCGTCATAAATCTCGCTGCTTTGAAATACAAAACCGTATTCCTTGGCATGTGATATTACATTTTTAAATTGTTCGTCGTTAGTGTTCTTTGCCATAATGATGCAAATATAGAAGATTAACAAATATATATAGGACCTAAATTCCTACTTTTGACCATGAAACAATTTAATCTGCTTCTGGTAGGCTTGTTAATGCTTGCCGTATCTTGCACAGGACAAACGAAAAACTACATTTCTTTTAGCAATGGCGAGGAATTAAGGTCATTTTTAAATAGAAAAACACCTGGTTATCCACTGATATCCGCACATAGAGGAGGACCTATGAAGGGGTTCCCTGAAAACTGTATCGCTACTTTTGAGCATGCTACAAAATATCAGCCGGTAGTGATCGAGTTTGATGTGGCCTTGAGTAAAGATTCGGTTTTGGTGATCATGCACGACGATCGCCTGGACAGAACCAGTACAGGTACCGGAATGATTGGTGATTATACTTATGCAGAATTGCAAAAACTGCAGCTGAAAGATGATGACGGAACTTTAACCCCTTATAAAATCCCTACTTTAAATGAAGTACTGGTTTGGGGGAAAGGAAAGGTGTTATTTACGATAGATGTAAAAAAAGGAGTGCCATTTTCTAAAATTATCGCCGAGGTACGCAAAACAAGATCAGAATCAAATTCCATCGTGATTACTTATAATGACAACCAGGCGGTAGAAGTACACCGTTTGGCACCAGACCTGATGATTTCTGCT
It contains:
- a CDS encoding ABC transporter permease gives rise to the protein MRSTCQIIIREWNRILHLKVFYLVMLVVPALLFSFYAYIYQEKEAKNLPFAIWDDDQSPVSRQLIFLLEQRDALRITKRLYSEAEVQRAIQKGEIMGAVHFPVNMQNDIYSRHPSTVTLYTNAAALVPAKMVYKAAAQVIITGSTGVILKKLVKTGMPPDRAMALANPIKLDTYQLYNATYNYQEYLVPGLITVGMQMILIISSMLALNYEYKTNTMPQLYELAKGSAFRVIAGKTIAHLVVSWFNFAIIAFILFPFFDIGVPAATGKFFALYTLLSIACIGIGMFISALFKDVMLSGDVALFYTSPAFVFSGFTFPRWAMPWYDQYYATIMPYTPFLDTFFKIYYMNLPFYYAQADLYKLLLFPAVMFPTALILFQRQFNNSKNEAAVEPVLN
- a CDS encoding glycerophosphodiester phosphodiesterase family protein, coding for MKQFNLLLVGLLMLAVSCTGQTKNYISFSNGEELRSFLNRKTPGYPLISAHRGGPMKGFPENCIATFEHATKYQPVVIEFDVALSKDSVLVIMHDDRLDRTSTGTGMIGDYTYAELQKLQLKDDDGTLTPYKIPTLNEVLVWGKGKVLFTIDVKKGVPFSKIIAEVRKTRSESNSIVITYNDNQAVEVHRLAPDLMISASVKYDTDLERLNGKGVPNNRIVAFVGTSLPEQKVFQGLHEKGITCIMGTMGNLDKRSLARPNGKYYYQYLESGADMISTDNLELAGKEFDQYRKDKKIRSSHVKKVK
- a CDS encoding fumarate reductase/succinate dehydrogenase flavoprotein subunit; translation: MELNAKIPPGPLKDKWSFYKDHARLVNPANRKKMDVIVVGTGLSGSAAAASLGEMGYNVKSFCFQDSARRAHSVAAQGGVNAMKNYKNDGDSVYRMFYDTIKGGDFRSREANVYRLAECSAQLIDQAVAQGVPFGREYGGYLNNRSFGGVQVSRTFYARGQTGQQLLLGAYQALMRQVAAKTVALYTRHEMLDLVIVDGKARGVIVRNLDTGEIERHSAHTVILATGGFGKIYYLSTLAMGCNASAIWRAHKKGAFMACPSWTQVHPTSLPQSGSYQSKLTLMSESLRNDGRIWVPLHNPESRKPNDIPEEERDYYLERRYPAFGNLAPRDISSRAAKERIDAGFGVGPQLNAVYLDFSKAIKEQGQGKIKEKYGNLFDMYRKITDIDAYKEPMMISPAAHFSMGGLWVDYELMTTIPGLFALGEANFADHGANRLGANSLLQACVDGYFIAPYTVSNYLAEEIKSARLTTSEAEFVDAEVRVRAHLGKLLAINGTKTADHYHKILGKLLYDYCGLSRTREGLIKAIQEIKDLRADFYQHLKVTGTDEEMNGELEKAGRISDYLEIAELMCQDALTREESCGAHFREEYQTPEGEALRNDEKYCFVSAWQYQGEDQEEILVPEPLHFENVELTVRSYK
- a CDS encoding HlyD family secretion protein is translated as MKDIIKNYWALLIPIIVVIATLFFFLAGNKKQDNNFIGMVDASSVDVAAEFPGRLDSLLVELGDTVKEGQIVAILRSNEIDAIKAQALAAIDAAKGQQELLLKGARPELIDATSKLYQISEDQYKLFSATNDRMQRLYNADVISGQERDVFYFRYEAAKKEMEMAKLNLKMLKDGTRPEIMKTANAIVKQAEQAYELTKSLGDNTRVHAPADGVISSLVTHQGEIVSIGYPMMTIEKKNSKLIRFNVRQDESNLLKVGSVASVKVPGCDPETFEVKVTSIAPTLEFANWVPTKDKGQFELRTFTIELKPENAAGIKGLRAGMTASLILP
- a CDS encoding succinate dehydrogenase/fumarate reductase iron-sulfur subunit; this translates as MKIYLKIWRQSDAGSPGKLVDYELDNVIPHMSFLEMMDTLNEQLILSGDRPVEFDHDCREGICGQCGMMINGRAHGPIKHLTTCQLHMREFKDGDTIYIEPFRGAAFPVKRDLRVDRSAFDRIIQAGGFVSVNTGQAPEANGIPITHEQAESAFDSAACIGCGACVATCKNSSAALFTSAKIAHLVKLPQGKMESNKRVLSMVAQMDLEDFGHCTNTEACEVECPQSISVLNIARMNWEYTLSKVLKK
- a CDS encoding TolC family protein is translated as MFKQIHTYKNYALLCGLMACGMTVNAQNTSLEDCFNLANQNNLSLRQAKSSLASGEANLKAEKKSYLPKVDLLSSYTYLSSPLTINLQQARDGVVNGSSQQSVNTANEVFKEITGNPLPQSVQDRIYNTSKNVIGAIYPDYNPSLSRQSYFVAGVGFRQPIFLGYKLDAAGNLAESLVKSADINVDLVAKELEFLISLQYLRILYLNTLLSEQQTMVNALMKNKEYAQQLVKNEILAPYQKSWTNVVLIQAESQFNNIKLEQENAKVELNKLLGIPLDSNIVIADTLKYCPIEPAAPKEDFWVSNPIYRLAGSKINYAKTAEKISRSFSLPNIFAIGNYNLYQKDLPVTMPDWFIGLEMQWSLFNGQTRKRTQAASKLVEEAKLGEQSAGLALQVQSTVARNKMKSLQNDVYALGNARKEAHTTSTLIGERMKNQLSSPKDVNDALLVETEIDKGYHTAVFGYYLAVAAYFNSIGTPKELAKYLK
- a CDS encoding ABC transporter permease produces the protein MKQQSNPSLINLLLREAGLVVKDHSLLLTLLIAPLLYAFFYGSIYINKEEENVKLAIVDDDQTRLSRLLQQHIDNSPMVELIHFSNLEDAKEQMYEGNCQGYMYIPRGTQTNLLSLKQSNVVLAVNAARFLPSSDILASVQAICLTVGAGVRLQFFEKSEGMTSAIAMQNVMPVSLDYRPLFNERSSYGAFLLPGLLALILQQTLLIGLSESVAAERQHSTIGGWLRGGASMAIWGKGLFYLILFSAYAFFFLNVNYSLLNLPMRGNGFELSLLLLLFLLTLIPMGQFIGSLFKSQLLCLQMMAFSTYPIFLITGYSWPFESLPLPIQWLSMLLPTTPFIQIYTAMVQSGASIWENPKLLLHLMLLWAFYSGICYARLHTLRKRVLA
- a CDS encoding glycine--tRNA ligase, with amino-acid sequence MAKNTNDEQFKNVISHAKEYGFVFQSSEIYDGLSAVYDYGQLGSELKNNIKTYWWKSMVQMHENIVGIDSAIFMHPKVWKASGHVDGFSDPMIDNKDSKKRYRADQLLEDKIARYEKDGKTDKAAKLQADMDDALTADDLPRLKLLIEEHEIACPVSGTKNWTDVRQFNLMFSTQFGAMAEGAEEVYLRPETAQGIFVNFLNVQKSGRMKIPFGIAQIGKAFRNEVIARQFIMRMREFEQMEMQFFVRPGEDAKWFAYWKEARLKWHEALGTPAEKYRFHDHVKLAHYANAATDIEFEFPFGFKEVEGIHSRTDFDLTQHQTFSGKKMQYFDAELNEEGKPYGNYVPYVIETSIGLDRMFLLTMINAFEEQDLSTEEKQDSRTLLRLHPCLAPVKVAIFPLTKKDGLPEKAREIMNSLKLDFNCVYEEKDAIGKRYRRQDAIGTPFCLTVDHQTLEDNTVTIRHRDSMEQQRIDIKDLEELISSRVSWKNLLR